Proteins from a single region of Trichoderma asperellum chromosome 3, complete sequence:
- the ALG2 gene encoding Alpha-1,3-mannosyltransferase-like protein (TransMembrane:1 (i444-465o)~BUSCO:EOG092D33KV~CAZy:GT4) — MSLQADARPAAQDGTIVFFHPDLGIGGAERLVVDAAVGLQQRGHPVVIFTNHCDRNHCFDECRDGTLDVRVHGEWPIPMSVFNRLTIVCAILRHLQLLVQIALSGELQALKPRAFVVDQLSAGLPLLRFLSPDAPILFYCHFPDLLLAQGRQSALKRLYRLPFDWIEEWSMGFAQAVAVNSEFTKGVVARTWPRLKEKVDTKVVYPCVDTTVKEDNSSGSDEALLGGKHKVILSINRFERKKDIGLAVKAFAAIPEADRRGVRLILAGGYDPRVAENVEYHTELETLASSQSLKHHTVTSFDTTSLSSIPSNASVLFLLSIPNSIKTSLLRVARLLVYTPSNEHFGIVPLEAMLARVPVLAANTGGPVETIRDTKTGWLRDPEDIEAWSSVMRNVLEMPDQDIRRMGADGEERVRSLFGRDNMALRLETSLNEILSQKHARPSLLKPVGIVISLLLAVLAIYVQFS, encoded by the exons ATGTCTTTGCAAGCAGACGCTCGGCCTGCTGCCCAGGACGGCAcaatcgtcttcttccatcccGACCTGGGCATTGGCGGTGCGGAGCGGCTGGTAGTCGATGCGGCGGttgggctgcagcagcgcggaCACCCCGTTGTCATCTTTACCAACCATTGCGATCGCAACCACTGCTTTGACGAATGCCGCGATG GCACCCTCGATGTCCGCGTCCACGGCGAATGGCCCATCCCCATGTCCGTCTTCAACCGCCTCACCATCGTCTGCGCCATCCTGCGCCAcctccagctcctcgtccAGATTGCCCTCTCCGGCGAACTCCAAGCTCTCAAGCCCCGCGCCTTTGTCGTCGACCAACTATCCGCCGGCCTTCCGCTCTTGCGCTTCCTCTCCCCCGATGCGCCGATTCTCTTTTACTGCCACTTCCCAGACCTTTTGCTCGCGCAGGGACGGCAATCCGCGCTGAAACGACTTTACCGACTACCTTTTGATTGGATCGAGGAGTGGTCTATGGGATTCGCGCAGGCTGTTGCTGTCAATTCGGAGTTTACAAAGGGCGTTGTTGCGAGGACGTGGCCGCGGTTGAAGGAAAAGGTGGACACTAAAGTTGTGTATCCATGCGTGGACACAACGGTCAAGGAGGACAACTCATCTGGGAGTGATGAAGCATTGCTTGGCGGCAAGCACAAGGTCATTCTCAGTATTAATCGATTCGAGCGGAAAAAGGACATTGGGCTAGCTGTCAAGGCCTTTGCTGCTATTCCTGAGGCGGACCGCCGAGGAGTGCGTCTTATCCTAGCAG GTGGCTACGATCCTCGAGTTGCCGAAAACGTCGAATACCACACCGAGCTCGAGACCCTCGCCTCCTCCCAGTCTCTCAAACATCACACTGTCACATCCTTCGACACCACTTCTCTTTCCTCCATTCCCAGCAATGCTTccgtcctcttcctcctctctatACCAAACTCTATCAAAACCTCGCTCTTGCGCGTAGCTCGCCTCCTAGTCTACACTCCCTCCAATGAGCATTTCGGCATTGTGCCCCTCGAGGCCATGCTCGCTCGCGTGCCCGTTCTCGCTGCCAACACCGGCGGTCCCGTTGAGACAATACGAGACACGAAAACCGGCTGGCTGCGCGACCCTGAAGATATTGAAGCGTGGTCGAGCGTCATGCGTAATGTATTGGAGATGCCTGACCAAGATATTCGTCGCATGGGCGCTGATGGTGAAGAGCGTGTGCGGTCTCTGTTTGGTCGCGATAACATGGCCCTGCGTCTTGAAACGTCTCTAAACGAGATACTCTCTCAGAAACATGCACGGCCATCTTTATTAAAGCCAGTTGGCATTGTGATTTCTCTATTATTAGCCGTATTGGCGATTTACGTCCAGTTTTCATGA
- a CDS encoding uncharacterized protein (EggNog:ENOG41): MRLINTETLKLEEFSDDKPPSYAILSHTWGPDFEELTFSDVKNGITDKPGIGSIKFRECCKQAKANSINYAWIDTCCIDKANLVELGEAINSMFRWYSLATVCYAYLSDVPDGDDPSDQASKFRTSRWFKRGWTLQELLAPKHLRFYNSNWHCIGTKGSRSTVIQEITQIPRQFILGVAELHTASVAQRMSWAAQRETKRAEDLAYCLLGIFGITMPMIYGEGGKEAFFRLQEQIMKTTRDDSILAWGLLKDSSISNFQKSVGGDMFIHGDILAATPSDFENSGHIVTREQATNPLHSLDIFGGSLRVYLPLLTIDNTSETFGLLSCGPKLDTRQVTAIPLAKITSAAANEYVRPKGASAILHPKPSSDVLPELIHIKKDGQKNISTKNQQYLFYDEDVFAKIGLVIIDVVPRACWDDQLTLISQTNILNNNDPGQILIRFRQNKEQSLDFVIVIDFHQPNSRTDQLCCVFTCHRKTALDEIAGKFDRKTLLALRQANASNEHVHLRIELEPMEGNITSITPKAMASPSSYTINATMALENLDTVLESTRLLWERKKNDTDIKELSQRAENIKSRLGYIEEERGAIEGEVKQLKAKKRLLVKEQQKKIQEMQRLEEKQGHMRKRQNEIAERVVYKKKRLNEYYHTKGCEDGWTQLHSAMEIDDMDIMNLLFDGTTDIIAADKRWARWITASRKGNVDEIRSLLDTDETELEHKDGIFGRTPLAWASMNGHRDVVKLLLDTEKVDIHSEDKYGGTPLRWALERGYYNIVQLMLPRDKPDFLRKLRGHIDFVCSVAFSHDSKLLASGSEDFTAKLWDSTTGECLNTLQGHNHNIEYVAFSHDSKLVASASYDKTIKLWDSTTGKCLHTCQGHSGGIQSVTFSHDSKLVASASLDSTIKLWNSTTGECLNTFQGHNGFVYSVAFSHDSKLVASGSGDSTIKLWDSTTGECLHTFHGHSSIVCSAAFSHDSKLVASASCDKTIKLWDSTTGECLHTFLGHSDFVCSVAFSHDSKLIASRSEDGIAKLWASTTGECLYTLEGGYVGHCSAPFSHDSKLLVGVGGKDILIWDISIVHDLVTSSWYQDYSAARAKEIPQEKSEK; the protein is encoded by the coding sequence ATGCGCTTGATCAATACTGAAACGTTGAAGTTGGAGGAATTTTCAGATGATAAACCTCCCAGCTATGCTATTCTATCGCATACCTGGGGCCCTGACTTTGAAGAACTCACCTTCTCTGATGTTAAAAACGGAATAACCGACAAGCCAGGCATCGGATCGATCAAGTTTCGAGAGTGCTGTAAGCAGGCGAAAGCGAATTCAATTAATTACGCTTGGATCGACACCTGCTGTATCGATAAAGCTAATTTGGTAGAGCTTGGCGAGGCGATCAATTCCATGTTCAGATGGTATAGCCTCGCTACAGTCTGCTACGCCTATTTATCTGATGTTCCTGACGGCGATGATCCCTCCGATCAAGCATCCAAATTTCGGACAAGTCGGTGGTTTAAGAGAGGATGGACTTTACAAGAGCTTCTTGCGCCTAAGCACTTGCGGTTTTACAATTCAAACTGGCACTGCATAGGCACCAAGGGGAGCAGAAGCACCGTCATCCAGGAAATCACCCAGATACCGCGCCAGTTCATACTAGGTGTTGCTGAATTGCACACTGCCAGCGTTGCGCAGCGCATGTCCTGGGCTGCGCAGAGAGAAACCAAAAGGGCTGAAGATCTTGCATACTGTCTGTTAGGAATATTCGGCATAACAATGCCAATGATATATGGCGAGGGTGGCAAGGAGGCCTTCTTTCGACTGCAAGAGCAGATTATGAAGACGACCAGAGATGATTCTATCTTGGCATGGGGCCTACTTAAAGACTCGTCAATAAGCAACTTTCAAAAATCCGTTGGTGGAGATATGTTCATTCACGGAGACATATTGGCAGCCACTCCGTCGGATTTTGAAAATTCTGGGCATATTGTCACTCGAGAGCAGGCTACAAATCCTTTGCACTCACTTGATATTTTTGGCGGCAGCCTTCGCGTCTATTTGCCGCTGCTTACTATTGACAATACCAGTGAGACTTTCGGACTGCTCAGCTGTGGGCCAAAGCTTGATACACGACAAGTAACTGCTATCCCTCTTGCCAAAATAACGTCTGCGGCAGCAAATGAATATGTGAGGCCAAAGGGAGCTTCTGCAATTCTTCATCCGAAGCCTTCATCCGATGTTTTACCTGAGCTTATTCACATCAAGAAAGATGGCCAAAAAAACATATCGACGAAGAATCAGCAATATCTGTTTTATGATGAAGACGTATTTGCCAAAATTGGTTTGGTTATAATTGATGTGGTACCCCGGGCCTGCTGGGATGATCAACTGACCCTAATTTCGCAAACAAATATTCTCAATAACAACGATCCTGGCCAAATATTAATCCGATTTCGTCAAAACAAAGAACAGTCTCTCGATTTTGTAATAGTAATCGACTTCCATCAGCCAAATTCTCGCACAGACCAACTATGTTGCGTTTTTACATGCCACAGAAAGACTGCGCTGGATGAAATAGCCGGAAAGTTTGACCGAAAGACACTATTGGCACTCAGACAGGCAAATGCCAGTAACGAACATGTCCACCTACGCATTGAACTTGAGCCTATGGAAGGGAATATAACCTCTATCACACCCAAAGCAATGGCCAGCCCGTCAAGCTATACTATTAACGCAACAATGGCGTTAGAAAACTTGGATACAGTGCTAGAGTCAACAAGGCTGCTGtgggaaaggaagaaaaacgATACAGACATAAAGGAGCTGAGCCAAAGAGCTGAGAATATCAAGAGTCGCTTAGGATACATTGAGGAAGAGCGAGGGGCGATAGAGGGTGAAGTCAAACAACTTAAAGCGAAAAAGAGATTACTTGTTAAagaacaacaaaaaaaaattcaagagATGCAGCGTTTAGAGGAGAAGCAAGGACATATGAGAAAGAGACAAAATGAGATAGCCGAACGGGTGGTATATAAGAAGAAGCGGCTGAATGAATATTACCATACCAAAGGCTGTGAAGATGGCTGGACACAGTTGCATTCAGCCATGGAGATTGATGATATGGATATAATGAATCTGCTATTCGATGGGACAACCGATATTATAGCTGCAGACAAGCGATGGGCACGGTGGATTACAGCTTCGAGAAAAGGAAATGTCGATGAAATTCGATCGCTTCTCGACACTGACGAGACTGAGCTTGAGCATAAAGACGGCATATTTGGGCGGACACCACTTGCTTGGGCAAGTATGAATGGCCATCGAGATGTCGTTAAGCTGCTTCTCGACACGGAAAAGGTGGATATTCACTCGGAAGATAAATATGGAGGGACGCCACTGCGCTGGGCCTTGGAGAGAGGATACTACAACATAGTACAACTGATGCTCCCAAGAGACAAGCCTGACTTTCTACGCAAACTCCGTGGTCATATTGACTTTGTTTGTTCAGTTGCCTTCTCGCACGATTCGAAATTATTAGCGTCAGGGTCAGAGGATTTCACTGCTAAGCTCTGGGATAGCACAACTGGTGAATGCCTAAACACGCTCCAAGGTCATAACCATAATATTGAGTATGTTGCCTTCTCGCATGACTCAAAATTGGTAGCATCAGCGTCATATGATAAGACCATCAAGCTATGGGATAGCACCACTGGTAAATGCTTACACACATGCCAAGGTCATAGTGGTGGTATCCAATCAGTTACCTTCTCGCATGACTCGAAATTGGTAGCATCAGCGTCACTGGATAGTACCATCAAGCTCTGGAATAGCACAACTGGTGAATGTCTGAATACATTCCAAGGTCATAATGGTTTTGTTTATTCAGTTGCCTTCTCGCATGACTCGAAGTTAGTAGCGTCGGGGTCAGGTGATAGTACCATCAAGCTATGGGATAGCACAACTGGTGAATGCCTACATACATTCCATGGTCATAGTAGCATAGTTTGTTCTGCTGCCTTCTCGCACGACTCGAAATTGGTAGCATCAGCGTCATGTGATAAGACCATCAAGCTCTGGGATAGCACAACTGGCGAATGCCTACATACATTCCTTGGTCATAGTGACTTTGTTTGTTCAGTTGCCTTCTCGCACGACTCGAAATTAATAGCGTCAAGGTCAGAGGATGGCATTGCCAAGCTATGGGCTAGCACAACTGGTGAATGCCTATACACGCTCGAAGGTGGTTATGTCGGACATTGTTCAGCCCCCTTCTCGCATGACTCGAAGTTATTGGTAGGAGTAGGAGGTAAGGATATCTTAATCTGGGATATATCAATAGTGCATGATCTCGTTACCAGCTCATGGTATCAGGATTATTCTGCGGCTAGAGCAAAGGAAATACCCCAAGAGAAGAGCGAAAAGTAA
- a CDS encoding uncharacterized protein (EggNog:ENOG41), whose amino-acid sequence MKLKQGRETEDRNQCIQPTMGAVISYLQGGITTVTSALRTLSALNAKYQSLLQRVHAGPFSPAENPTVSYWMQNPPFPEIGDIQDDLPAEADVVIIGSGITGAAAAKTVLELSSSVSPAKAPQVVVLEARQLCSGATARNGGHIKCVPHEEFAQLRRTLGEEKARKIVRMKMRHLEVLQEVGAEMPWGEVREVETVDVCLERGVFEKLKTRADELKEWMPECEIEAWEADEARERFGVNQHVVGAVSYKAGALWPYRLVTSTWNDLMKRYPNLAVSTHTMVSSISPNSDAATADSTPYTVHTPRGTLRAKHVLHATNGYTGHLNPALRGCLTGVIGHMTAQSPGKSFAPVCHGGRSWSVIYGNGYDYVTQRPDGEDGSAGELMLGGGLFRSKDEGLDQIGVWDDGRTDAFPLMHLRGSMATIFEPRWGVGGELKGAWTGIMGFTGDMLPFVGSLPAEMDVLVPSRKSKTKRIQGGFEKGASGQWLAAGFNGEGMVWAWLSGVAVAIMMLGLEEEDLEKAVGRPGGRLDEWYPMEEVRVDAARLRRADLTNMAGEV is encoded by the exons ATGAAATTGAAACaagggagagagacagaagacAGAAATCAGTGCATTCAACCAACAATGGGCGCCGTCATTTCGTATCTCCAGGGCGGCATCACCACCGTCACAAGCGCTCTCCGCACGCTCTCGGCTCTCAACGCAAAGTACCAGTCTCTCCTCCAGCGAGTCCACGCTGGCCCCTTTTCCCCCGCCGAGAACCCGACGGTGTCCTACTGGATGCAAAATCCGCCATTTCCAGAGATTGGCGACATTCAAGACGACTTGCCCGCGGAGGCTGATGTGGTCATCATTGGGAGTGGCATCACCGGCGCCGCGGCTGCAAAGACGGTGCTGGAGCTTTCTTCATCAGTATCGCCTGCAAAAGCGCCGCAAGTGGTCGTTCTGGAGGCAAGACAGCTGTGCAGCGGCGCGACGGCGAGAAACGGCGGACACATCAAATGCGTGCCGCACGAGGAGTTTGCGCAGCTGAGACGGACGCTGGGCGAGGAAAAGGCGAGGAAGATtgtgaggatgaagatgcggCATTTGGAGGTGCTGCAGGAGGTTGGCGCGGAGATGCCGTGGGGGGAGGTCAGGGAGGTTGAGACTGTGGACGTGTGTCTTGAGAGAGGCGTGtttgagaagctgaagaCGCGTGCGGACGAGTTGAAGGAGTGGATGCCCGAGTGTGAGATTGAGGCGTGGGAGGCGGATGAGGCGAGAGAAAGG TTTGGAGTGAACCAGCATGTTGTCGGCGCAGTCTCGTACAAGGCGGGTGCTCTGTGGCCGTACCGTCTCGTCACCAGCACCTGGAACGACCTGATGAAGCGATATCCAAACCTCGCCGTCAGCACACACACGATGGtctcatccatctcgccCAACAGCGATGCCGCCACAGCAGACTCCACGCCATACACGGTCCACACGCCACGCGGCACTCTCCGCGCAAAGCACGTCCTCCACGCCACAAACGGCTACACAGGCCATCTGAATCCGGCCCTGAGGGGCTGCTTGACGGGTGTGATTGGCCACATGACGGCGCAGAGTCCTGGAAAATCCTTTGCGCCGGTGTGCCATGGCGGGAGATCATGGTCTGTCATTTACGGCAATGGATATGACTATGTGACGCAGCGGCCGGATGGAGAGGACGGGTCTGCGGGAGAGCTGATGCTGGGAGGAGGCCTGTTTCGGAGCAAGGACGAGGGGCTGGACCAGATTGGCGTGTGGGACGATGGCCGGACGGATGCGTTTCCGCTGATGCACCTGAGGGGGAGCATGGCGACGATATTCGAGCCGAGATGGGGTGTTGGCGGCGAGCTTAAGGGGGCGTGGACGGGCATCATGGGGTTCACGGGGGATATGCTGCCCTTTGTGGGGAGTCTTCCCGCCGAGATGGATGTGTTAGTTCCGTCGAGGAAGAGTAAAACGAAAAGGATCCAGGGAGGCTTTGAAAAGGGGGCGTCTGGACAgtggctggctgctggcttCAACGGAGAGGGCATGGTGTGGGCGTGGCTGAGCGGCGTGGCGGTGGCCATTATGATGCTGggcttggaggaggaggacttGGAGAAGGCTGTGGGACGGCCGGGGGGGAGGCTGGATGAGTGGTATCCGATGGAGGAGGTGAGAGTTGATGcggcgaggctgaggagggcgGATTTGACGAACATGGCGGGTGAGGTTTGA
- a CDS encoding uncharacterized protein (EggNog:ENOG41) has translation MSKTLFTVPIPALGPHPGGSITVTEPSPAVYLLTFISPPDNRLTSAVCKALLAALDLLEFGGHPPGVLITTSGIAKFYSNGLDLQHAIETEGFWALFYSVWQRLLTFPMPTVALLNGHAYAGGLMLAMAHDYRLAPSPKGFICLNEVLFGAHLQPAMAALFRAKLPSNAVYRKVALEGHRFTGQEAVDDGVADALAPGGVEDALKFVAERQLLEKPKKGVYGTIKREIYRDLVRELAGAGLEAEESRFKEDMRKEAERQEFGKVFVEQWRKENKAKL, from the exons ATGTCCAAAACGCTCTTCACCGTGCCAATCCCCGCCCTCGGCCCCCATCCCGGCGGCTCCATAACCGTCACCGAGCCCTCACCGGCCGTCTATCTTCTCACCTTCATCTCCCCCCCAGACAACCGCCTCACCTCCGCCGTGTGCAAAGCCCTCCTCGCCGCCCTCGACCTGCTCGAGTTTGGCGGCCACCCGCCCGGCGTGctcatcaccaccagcggCATCGCCAAGTTCTACAGCAACGGCCTGGACCTGCAGCATGCCATTGAGACGGAGGGCTTCTGGGCCCTGTTCTACTCCGTCTGGCAGCGTCTGTTAAC CTTCCCAATGCCCACCGTCGCCCTGCTCAACGGCCACGCCTACGCCGGCGGCCTCATGCTCGCCATGGCCCACGACTACCGCCTGGCCCCCTCCCCCAAGGGCTTCATCTGCCTGAACGAGGTGCTCTTCGGCGCGCACCTCCAGCCCGCCATGGCGGCCCTCTTCCGCGCAAAGCTGCCCTCCAACGCCGTCTACCGGAAAGTCGCGCTCGAGGGCCACCGCTTCACGGGCCAGGAGGCCGTGGACGACGGCGTCGCCGATGCGCTGGCCCCCGGCGGGGTGGAGGACGCGCTCAAGTTTGTGGCGGAGAggcagctgctggagaagcccaagaagggCGTGTACGGGACGATTAAGCGGGAGATTTACAGGGATCTTGTGAGGGAGCTGGCTGGGGCCGGGCTGGAGGCCGAGGAGAGCCGGTTCAAGGAGGATATGCGAAAGGAGGCGGAGAGGCAAGAGTTTGGAAAGGTGTTTGTTGAGCAGTGGCGGAAGGAGAATAAGGCGAAGCTGTGA